From Posidoniimonas polymericola, the proteins below share one genomic window:
- a CDS encoding Gfo/Idh/MocA family protein, with translation MGINRRGFLASTGAVAAANLFHTGVSLAAPATASPNEQPVVGFIGTGIRFHTALGHQATALGPCAKIADVDAAQAGRAWQTVMDLHRDLGRPIDMTVHEDYQRVLDDKHIDVVVVGSADHWHTKHVIDAVDAGKDVYCEKPLTLTIAEGRQIEEAIARTGRIVQVGTQQRTEFGQMFTTAAAMVRDGRVGGVKRVTVCIGGSRDAEPLPVTAPPKQLNWDKWLGQCPMVDYRESPTITDTSGWGAGHPFSRTHHYFRWWYEYSGGKLTDWGAHHVDIAMLALDKQRDDIGHVKIEPISVTHPVEFVDGMPAQDDRFNAATAFNVRCTFADGIEMDIRDNAVDDLGFDNGVMFTGDKGRFLVNRGKLVGAPVEALGDRPLPADPFQTLYGQAKPKSHMDHFFDCVKSRTQPISDVPSHNRMLNVCHAVNIAMRLGRTLTYDPATQSFVGDKQANSFVAREQRKGYETA, from the coding sequence GCGGTCGCCGCCGCCAACCTGTTCCACACGGGCGTCTCGCTGGCGGCGCCGGCGACCGCCTCGCCCAACGAGCAGCCGGTGGTCGGCTTCATCGGGACCGGCATCCGGTTCCACACAGCGCTCGGCCATCAGGCAACCGCCCTCGGCCCCTGCGCCAAGATCGCCGACGTCGACGCCGCCCAGGCGGGCCGCGCCTGGCAGACCGTGATGGACCTGCACCGCGACCTCGGCCGGCCGATCGATATGACCGTGCACGAGGACTACCAGCGGGTCCTCGACGACAAGCACATCGATGTCGTGGTGGTAGGCTCGGCCGACCACTGGCACACCAAGCACGTCATCGACGCGGTCGACGCCGGCAAGGACGTCTACTGCGAGAAGCCCCTGACGCTGACCATCGCCGAGGGGCGGCAGATCGAGGAGGCGATCGCCCGCACCGGCCGCATCGTGCAGGTCGGCACGCAGCAGCGGACCGAGTTTGGGCAGATGTTCACCACCGCCGCCGCGATGGTCCGCGACGGCCGCGTCGGCGGCGTCAAACGAGTGACCGTCTGCATCGGCGGTTCGCGCGACGCGGAGCCACTGCCGGTCACGGCCCCGCCAAAGCAGCTTAATTGGGACAAGTGGCTCGGCCAGTGCCCGATGGTCGACTACCGTGAGTCTCCTACCATCACCGACACCAGCGGCTGGGGGGCGGGCCACCCGTTCAGCCGCACCCACCACTACTTCCGCTGGTGGTACGAATACTCCGGCGGCAAGCTGACCGACTGGGGCGCCCACCACGTCGACATCGCGATGCTCGCGCTCGACAAGCAACGCGACGACATCGGGCATGTGAAGATCGAGCCGATCTCGGTCACCCACCCGGTCGAGTTCGTCGACGGCATGCCCGCCCAGGACGACCGCTTCAACGCCGCCACCGCGTTCAACGTGCGTTGCACGTTCGCCGACGGGATCGAGATGGACATCCGCGACAACGCCGTTGACGACCTCGGCTTCGACAACGGCGTCATGTTCACCGGCGACAAGGGCCGCTTCCTGGTGAACCGCGGCAAGCTGGTCGGCGCCCCGGTCGAGGCGCTCGGCGACCGGCCGCTGCCCGCGGACCCGTTCCAGACGCTCTACGGCCAGGCCAAACCGAAGTCGCACATGGACCACTTCTTCGACTGCGTGAAGTCCCGCACGCAGCCGATCTCGGACGTCCCCAGCCACAACCGCATGCTGAACGTCTGCCACGCGGTCAACATCGCGATGCGGCTCGGACGCACGCTGACCTACGACCCGGCGACCCAGTCGTTTGTCGGCGACAAGCAGGCCAACTCGTTTGTCGCCCGTGAGCAGCGCAAGGGGTACGAAACGGCCTAG
- a CDS encoding glycoside hydrolase family 172 protein, whose product MRSSLTTLLLFVSLAPTTGPASAQPPEPLALYDLSTPLVSRAVTAENPTGEPGAGGQAASALGPGRKGAPNFRLPAGETHQLCDIEGNGSIRHIWMTGSWQQDDQRRTTVLRSVVLRGYWDGQEHPSIECPIGDFMGGAHSKSVAYQSAAHSVGESAAFNFWLPMPFTSRARLTITNDSDLDVTIYYQVDYTLGDNHPDNVGRMHANFRRANPTTPGEDFELLPKRTGKGRFLGAVMGVRTLHPGWWGEGEMKAYLDGDDKLPTICGTGSEDYVGLSYGMQNTTHRYHGCSLLEKSKAKFPQLDIPQNETVETPAEYISMYRWHLPDPIYWKTECRITIQQIGCCYYERDDDWSTASFWYEPVPSEPLGPFPSNEDRTADLAPLLDP is encoded by the coding sequence ATGAGATCGAGTCTGACGACGCTGTTGCTGTTTGTCTCGCTGGCGCCGACGACCGGTCCGGCCTCGGCGCAGCCGCCGGAGCCGCTCGCGCTGTACGACCTCAGCACGCCGCTGGTGTCCCGGGCGGTCACGGCCGAAAACCCCACCGGCGAGCCGGGCGCCGGCGGCCAGGCGGCGAGCGCCCTCGGCCCCGGCCGGAAGGGCGCTCCCAATTTCAGGCTCCCCGCCGGCGAGACCCATCAGCTCTGCGACATTGAGGGAAACGGTTCGATCCGGCACATCTGGATGACCGGCTCCTGGCAGCAGGACGACCAGCGTAGGACTACGGTGCTCCGTTCGGTCGTCCTCCGCGGGTACTGGGACGGCCAGGAGCACCCCAGCATCGAGTGCCCCATCGGTGACTTCATGGGCGGCGCCCACAGCAAGTCGGTCGCCTACCAGTCGGCGGCCCACTCGGTCGGCGAGAGCGCCGCGTTCAACTTCTGGCTGCCGATGCCGTTTACCAGCCGCGCCCGCTTGACGATCACCAACGACAGCGACCTCGACGTCACCATCTACTACCAAGTCGACTACACCCTCGGCGACAACCACCCCGACAACGTTGGGCGGATGCACGCCAACTTCCGCCGCGCGAACCCCACCACGCCCGGCGAGGACTTCGAACTCCTCCCCAAGCGGACCGGCAAGGGCCGCTTCCTCGGCGCCGTGATGGGCGTCCGCACGCTGCACCCCGGCTGGTGGGGCGAAGGCGAGATGAAGGCCTACCTCGACGGCGACGACAAGCTGCCTACCATCTGCGGCACCGGCAGCGAGGACTACGTCGGCCTCTCGTACGGCATGCAAAACACCACCCACCGCTACCACGGCTGCAGCCTGCTTGAGAAATCGAAGGCCAAGTTCCCGCAGCTCGATATCCCCCAGAACGAAACCGTCGAGACGCCCGCCGAGTACATCTCGATGTACCGCTGGCACCTCCCCGACCCGATCTACTGGAAGACGGAGTGCCGGATCACGATCCAGCAGATCGGCTGCTGCTACTACGAACGCGACGACGACTGGTCCACCGCGTCGTTCTGGTACGAGCCGGTCCCCAGCGAGCCGCTCGGCCCGTTCCCCTCGAACGAGGATCGAACCGCCGACCTGGCGCCGCTGCTCGACCCGTAG